The stretch of DNA GCAATGCCGTCGCACGTCGATCCGTCGACGCCGATCGTGTACGTCGTGGGCACCTGCATGAACGCCGGCAAGACCGTGGCGGCCACCGAGCTCGTCCGCGGCCTGGCTCGGCGCGGTCTCAAGGTCGGCGCCGTCAAGCTGACCGGCGTGTCGCTGATGCGTGACACCCTCTCGATGCTCGACGCGGGCGCGATTGCTGCGCTAGCGTTCAACGATGCCGGTATTGCGAGCACCCATGCCGGCCCCGAGACGGTGACCGTGGCCAAGGGGCTGCTGGGCCGGTTGGCGAGTCGGCATTCCGGGTCACCGGATGTCATCGTGGCCGAGCTGGGCGACGGCATCCTGGGCGAGTACGGCGTTCAGGACATCCTGCTCGACGCCGAGTTGATGAGCGTCGGTGCCGCCCACGTGATGGCTGCTCCCGATCCGGTGGCCTGCTGGGGTGCGGTCGAGCTCTATCGGAACCGGTTCAATCTCTCGATCACGGCCTTTACCGGCCCCGCGACCGACAATCAGGTTGGCCGCGACTTCATCACCAACTCGCTGGGCCTGCCATCGTTCAACGCGTTGCGCAATGCCGCCGGGCTGGTCGATGCGGTCGAGCCTGCGGTGCGCTCGTGGATGAGCAAGCGGGGAGCGGCGTAGTGAAAGTCGCGGTGATTGGCGGCGCCGGCTACGCAGGCGGTGAGCTGCTGCGGCTGCTGTTCCAGCATCCGGAAGTCTCGGAGATCAAGGCAACCAGCCGGAGCCAGGCGGGTAAGCCGGTCGGCGACGTGCATCCGGGCCTGGCGGCGTATCCCGACGTTCGCTTTACGGGCGAAACCCCGGGTGAGGCGGCCAAAGGCGCAGATGCGGTCTTCCTGTCGCTCGAGCACGGCGAGTCGTCCAAGCTGATGGGCGAGATCGTCGACGCCGGCCCCGGGCTGATTGTCGACCTTGCGGCGGATTTCCGGATTCAGGACGGCCGACTCTACGAGACCTACTACGGCGCGCATCCCGCGCCCGAGCTGGTCCATCGATTTGCCTACGGTCTGGCCGATGTCCGCCGGCAGGAACTTCGGGGTGCCAAGGCCATTGCGGCTCCCGGCTGCTTTGCAACGGCTGCCCAGCTTGCGCTGTGGACCCTCAAAGGGGCCCCGTTGGCTGGTGAGCCGGCGGTGTACGCGATTACCGGTTCGAGCGGCGCAGGGGTGCACCCGAAGCCGACCACGCATCATCCGGCCCGGGCGCACAACGTCTTTGCCTACTCCGTGCTCAGTCACCGGCACGAGGCGGAGATCGCCGAACAGTGGCGGCAATGGACCGGCAAGACGGGCGCGACGCCCCGCCTGCTGACCCACTCCGGCCCGTTCGTGCGCGGCATCTACGCAACCGTCCATGCGCGGCTGACAGAGCCCGCCGCGGAGGCAGTCAAGGCTGTTGCGACCGCGCTGGGTGCAGGCAGCCCTTTCGTGCGGGTCACCTCCGCGCCGCCGCAGCTGACCCACATCGTGGGCACCAACGACGCGCTGATCCATGTGACAGCCTCGCCCGATGGGCATGAGGTGGCGGTCACGGTGGCGATCGATAATCTCGTCAAGGGTGCGGGCGGGCAGGGTGTCCAGGCCATGAACCTGGCCCTGGGCCTCGACGAGACTGCGGGGCTGCGCATCGCGCCGGCCTATCCGATCTGAAGGATCCCGGGTCGCACCTGGGCGGCCCCGAACATGAAAGCGAGCCGATGAGTACATCGAATACCGGTGCGTGGCTGCCGGTCTATGCGCAGTTTCCGCT from Gemmatimonadales bacterium encodes:
- a CDS encoding DUF1611 domain-containing protein, producing the protein MVRTTRVRLDRISSATKNARLNTDVILGDEIRAEEGQILAVRILSDKSSYNTVEDVSGRMVSLRAGDILAGVLGSRRALRGYAGEVPATVAVGDTINVLNLGGILGRCTSVNPDIGPPFDAEVLGAVLTFPDLGDRVGRPASIRDGAVAMPSHVDPSTPIVYVVGTCMNAGKTVAATELVRGLARRGLKVGAVKLTGVSLMRDTLSMLDAGAIAALAFNDAGIASTHAGPETVTVAKGLLGRLASRHSGSPDVIVAELGDGILGEYGVQDILLDAELMSVGAAHVMAAPDPVACWGAVELYRNRFNLSITAFTGPATDNQVGRDFITNSLGLPSFNALRNAAGLVDAVEPAVRSWMSKRGAA
- the argC gene encoding N-acetyl-gamma-glutamyl-phosphate reductase is translated as MKVAVIGGAGYAGGELLRLLFQHPEVSEIKATSRSQAGKPVGDVHPGLAAYPDVRFTGETPGEAAKGADAVFLSLEHGESSKLMGEIVDAGPGLIVDLAADFRIQDGRLYETYYGAHPAPELVHRFAYGLADVRRQELRGAKAIAAPGCFATAAQLALWTLKGAPLAGEPAVYAITGSSGAGVHPKPTTHHPARAHNVFAYSVLSHRHEAEIAEQWRQWTGKTGATPRLLTHSGPFVRGIYATVHARLTEPAAEAVKAVATALGAGSPFVRVTSAPPQLTHIVGTNDALIHVTASPDGHEVAVTVAIDNLVKGAGGQGVQAMNLALGLDETAGLRIAPAYPI